One window of Mangrovibacterium diazotrophicum genomic DNA carries:
- a CDS encoding family 43 glycosylhydrolase, with translation MKPTNAPLVEQRADPFAYKHTDGYYYFTGSVPTYDRIELRRSKTLAGLQDAETFDVWFKHETGPMSRHVWAPEIHYLDGKWYVYFAASEEEDIWKLRPYVLECTGQDPLNDEWIELGQMQAADGDEKSFIDFSLDATIFENQGKRYYCWAEKTGGQFAASNLYLAEMESPIKLKTVQFMLTTPDYDWERIGFWVNEGPAVIKNAGKIYISFSASATGACYCMGLMEADEDADLLDRNSWKKSRYPVLETNYEKGIYGPGHNCFTVAEDDVTPLCIYHARDYENAVGDPTVVPKSDTRPLEEIIADPLYDPNRHARVMEVKFDADGKPLFEFY, from the coding sequence ATGAAACCAACAAATGCACCGCTGGTTGAGCAACGCGCCGACCCGTTTGCTTACAAACATACCGATGGCTACTACTATTTCACCGGTTCGGTTCCAACTTACGACCGAATTGAGCTGCGCCGCTCGAAAACGCTGGCCGGTTTGCAGGACGCCGAAACCTTCGATGTTTGGTTTAAGCACGAAACGGGGCCGATGAGCCGCCACGTGTGGGCGCCCGAAATTCATTACCTCGACGGCAAATGGTACGTTTACTTTGCGGCCAGCGAAGAAGAGGACATTTGGAAACTGCGCCCTTATGTGCTGGAATGTACCGGGCAGGATCCGCTGAATGACGAATGGATCGAGTTGGGACAAATGCAGGCAGCCGATGGCGATGAGAAAAGCTTCATCGACTTTTCGCTGGATGCCACCATTTTTGAAAACCAGGGAAAAAGATACTATTGCTGGGCTGAGAAAACCGGCGGACAATTTGCAGCGTCAAACCTGTATCTGGCCGAAATGGAATCGCCTATCAAACTGAAAACTGTTCAGTTTATGCTGACGACTCCCGACTACGATTGGGAACGCATTGGCTTTTGGGTGAATGAAGGGCCAGCCGTGATCAAGAATGCCGGCAAAATTTACATCAGCTTTTCGGCCAGTGCCACCGGTGCCTGCTACTGCATGGGACTAATGGAAGCCGATGAGGATGCGGATCTGCTGGATCGCAATTCGTGGAAGAAATCACGCTACCCGGTACTGGAAACCAACTATGAAAAAGGCATCTACGGCCCGGGACACAACTGCTTCACCGTAGCCGAGGATGACGTGACTCCACTGTGTATTTACCACGCCCGCGACTACGAAAACGCGGTTGGCGACCCGACAGTTGTTCCGAAAAGCGACACCCGCCCGCTGGAAGAAATCATTGCGGATCCCTTATACGATCCGAACCGACATGCACGCGTAATGGAAGTAAAATTCGACGCCGACGGGAAACCGCTCTTCGAATTTTATTGA
- a CDS encoding GDSL-type esterase/lipase family protein, protein MLLRKTRISIIWACLAFFIAASSVNGQTSKVKIAFVGNSITEGVYDYGKKDPQVSYVTQFGNLMKDVYGDTLEILNAGVSGRMMTKHGTRPIWIEPKFAEALDFAPDICVIALGTNDSKPDLYDLVQKEFYSDYQDMIDTFRYINPNVRFVVCLPPPIFEGHPYSPESPHNDTLLVKYTIPLIDSIAKNNHLAVVDYHTALTDSICYFTDHLHPNVEGHKKLGKILFDEFIGQNIIGKTIQLMDSVEAVETKSTKLLEN, encoded by the coding sequence ATGCTTCTTCGGAAAACTCGCATCAGCATCATTTGGGCCTGCCTGGCATTTTTTATTGCTGCCAGTTCGGTCAACGGCCAAACCAGTAAAGTTAAAATCGCCTTTGTTGGCAACAGTATCACCGAAGGTGTTTACGATTATGGCAAAAAAGATCCGCAGGTTTCCTATGTCACCCAATTTGGCAACCTTATGAAAGACGTTTACGGCGATACGCTGGAGATTTTAAACGCCGGTGTGTCGGGCCGAATGATGACCAAACATGGTACCCGCCCAATCTGGATTGAACCGAAATTCGCAGAGGCGTTGGACTTCGCGCCGGATATTTGCGTGATTGCTTTGGGAACAAACGATTCGAAACCCGATCTCTACGACCTGGTTCAAAAAGAGTTTTACAGCGACTACCAGGATATGATTGACACCTTCCGGTACATCAATCCAAACGTTAGGTTTGTGGTTTGTCTCCCGCCTCCAATTTTTGAGGGACACCCCTACTCGCCGGAAAGTCCGCATAACGACACCCTGCTCGTCAAATACACCATTCCGCTAATCGATTCCATCGCCAAGAACAACCACCTTGCCGTTGTTGATTACCACACCGCACTGACCGATAGCATCTGCTATTTTACGGATCACTTACACCCAAATGTCGAGGGACACAAAAAACTGGGCAAGATCCTGTTTGATGAATTTATCGGGCAAAACATCATTGGCAAAACCATTCAGTTAATGGATTCCGTTGAAGCCGTAGAAACGAAAAGCACAAAGTTGCTTGAGAATTAG
- a CDS encoding DUF423 domain-containing protein yields MKTWNFNSKSNPKLIGQKLKAAFGSGSGFVFKMDPGTNDSVTFKVHKSMAAYGYGVLNDIRVNGKLSKTGHKNETKLEISFANHFLTPVHLAIVFVLGLSAIIVGIIHNSNMYLYGGLIFVVGIASWFNVRRKSAKDIEKYKTLISGIIEE; encoded by the coding sequence ATGAAAACCTGGAATTTTAACTCAAAGAGTAACCCAAAGTTGATTGGTCAGAAACTGAAAGCTGCATTTGGATCTGGCAGCGGTTTTGTGTTTAAAATGGATCCCGGAACAAATGATTCGGTTACATTTAAAGTGCATAAAAGTATGGCTGCATACGGATATGGTGTCCTGAACGACATTCGTGTAAACGGGAAACTATCCAAAACGGGGCATAAAAATGAGACCAAGCTCGAGATCTCCTTTGCCAACCACTTTTTAACCCCGGTGCACCTGGCTATTGTCTTCGTATTGGGTCTGTCGGCAATTATCGTAGGCATAATCCACAATTCGAACATGTACCTGTACGGCGGACTGATATTTGTGGTCGGAATTGCCTCATGGTTTAACGTGCGCAGAAAATCGGCGAAGGACATTGAAAAATATAAGACACTAATTTCCGGAATAATAGAGGAATAG
- a CDS encoding NADase-type glycan-binding domain-containing protein, which produces MRKITVIVILTVIAMTNFAQDLRTLIPVVGKEINYSATEQEDWEAAIDVLNQDNYEAYQNSSAKLRDLVDKIEMGDGPLTQGVGCSWYCGGGPYKILASSELDTIKYKVDNIHDFSLFTGWVEGKSDYGIGEFIEFYFEPNSPRVNKLIFYNGYFKNHVLWESNSRIKKAKLYINNTPYAYLNFRDVSASQTFSIEPISSTDENQDLILKIEILEVYKGTKYSDVVVSEINFDGLDVHCLAKGTKVQLADGSLKNIEDLRTGELVAYFDQESNQVKSAKIEQLEKVIHHGLVKYKFESGLEITATQDHPFLVLQKGWASLTPDKSAQYVGFDNIKKVKVGDLFLTANETEKLILVDFSKGEQETYTISKLSSGDNFIANGLIVGVEELKKDER; this is translated from the coding sequence ATGAGAAAAATAACAGTGATCGTGATATTGACAGTCATAGCTATGACCAATTTCGCACAAGATTTAAGAACGCTTATTCCTGTAGTTGGTAAAGAAATAAATTATTCGGCTACGGAACAGGAGGATTGGGAGGCAGCAATAGACGTTTTGAATCAAGACAATTATGAAGCCTACCAAAATAGTTCTGCTAAACTTAGGGATCTAGTCGACAAAATAGAAATGGGGGACGGACCCCTGACTCAGGGAGTCGGATGCAGTTGGTACTGCGGGGGCGGTCCTTATAAAATTTTAGCATCTTCGGAGTTAGATACAATAAAATATAAGGTAGACAATATCCATGATTTCAGTCTGTTCACAGGTTGGGTCGAAGGTAAAAGTGATTACGGCATCGGCGAGTTTATTGAATTTTATTTCGAACCCAATTCGCCGAGGGTCAACAAGCTGATTTTCTACAATGGATATTTCAAAAATCACGTTCTGTGGGAAAGTAACTCCAGAATTAAGAAAGCTAAGCTTTATATAAACAACACCCCATACGCTTACCTCAACTTCCGGGATGTAAGTGCGTCACAAACTTTCTCGATAGAACCAATAAGTTCAACGGACGAAAACCAAGATTTAATTTTGAAAATTGAAATCCTGGAGGTTTATAAAGGAACTAAATATTCTGACGTAGTCGTTTCTGAGATAAATTTTGATGGGCTGGATGTGCATTGTTTAGCAAAAGGCACGAAAGTTCAACTGGCCGATGGTTCACTAAAAAATATTGAGGATCTGAGAACAGGCGAATTAGTTGCCTACTTCGATCAGGAATCAAATCAAGTTAAATCAGCCAAGATTGAGCAACTTGAAAAAGTAATTCATCACGGATTGGTAAAATACAAGTTTGAGAGTGGACTGGAAATTACCGCAACACAAGACCATCCGTTTCTTGTTCTCCAAAAAGGTTGGGCCTCCCTGACGCCAGATAAATCGGCCCAATACGTAGGATTTGATAATATTAAAAAAGTAAAAGTTGGTGATTTGTTTTTAACTGCCAACGAAACAGAAAAATTGATTTTGGTTGACTTTTCAAAAGGAGAACAAGAAACCTACACGATTTCAAAACTAAGTTCGGGGGATAATTTTATTGCAAACGGATTGATCGTTGGAGTAGAAGAATTGAAAAAGGATGAACGTTAG
- a CDS encoding sensor histidine kinase: MELTAIRAQMNPHFMYNCLNSIQNLVQQKRSDEAQTYISKFASLIRDVLKYSDKEEITLAEELNVIENYVSLENLRFDIDFRTHLDEQVDIYAVFVPPLLLQPLVENAIIHGLAPKADDKRLDLQINARPDFVCITIEDNGVGRKRVGMNKNQGTGNGLKFSRERLDLMKAKLNIDYKMTITDLETPSGEPIGTRVEICISDE; this comes from the coding sequence TTGGAGTTAACAGCTATTCGGGCGCAGATGAATCCGCATTTCATGTACAATTGTTTGAATTCGATTCAAAACCTGGTGCAGCAAAAGCGATCGGATGAAGCGCAAACCTACATCTCGAAGTTTGCATCGTTGATCCGTGATGTTTTAAAATACAGTGACAAAGAAGAGATAACCCTGGCTGAAGAACTCAATGTCATTGAGAATTATGTGAGTCTGGAAAACCTCCGTTTCGACATTGATTTTCGGACACACCTGGACGAACAAGTTGATATTTACGCGGTGTTTGTTCCGCCACTCTTGCTTCAGCCGCTGGTTGAGAATGCAATCATTCACGGATTAGCACCCAAAGCTGACGACAAACGATTAGATTTACAAATCAACGCAAGGCCTGATTTCGTTTGCATTACGATTGAAGACAACGGAGTGGGAAGAAAGCGGGTCGGAATGAATAAAAATCAGGGCACAGGTAACGGATTGAAATTTAGCCGGGAGCGCCTTGACTTGATGAAGGCAAAACTCAATATAGATTATAAAATGACAATAACAGACCTGGAAACTCCAAGCGGAGAACCCATTGGAACCCGGGTTGAAATTTGCATTTCAGATGAATAA
- a CDS encoding MFS transporter: MKSAKLSVLEKIGYGSGDAAVNVVISSMFLIITYFYTDIFGIKPKDIALLFLLVRFIDAITDPLMGLITDKVKTKWGRYRHYFLFLSVPFGISVFLTFTTPGFDYTGKLIWAYVTYIFVTIMFTSVTIPYISLIGVLTSDPKERLSANGYRLFFAKIAAFMVSIVVPIMAEALGKNDMGRGYQLAMGTMALFGTLLFLFCFFTTRERVEHVVDKTPLFRQFKILIKNGQWTLLFGVCFFGTVGYVIRNSVAIYYAKYFLGGDASVQSSFLATGVVAAILAMPVSTLITKRYCKVKLFKWTQIAVGVISLIMLLVVKQGDMLLAYPLYFILSFVVDLHAPVFWSAIAEAVDYGQAESGQRVSGLAFGGISFAQKAGMGIAGAMVGVLLDYFGYIPDGEQSQFALMGLALMLTVIPGVFHMIMGGMMFRYKITDDYYEVIKKKINI; encoded by the coding sequence ATGAAATCTGCAAAACTAAGCGTTCTTGAAAAGATCGGATACGGGTCGGGCGATGCTGCCGTAAACGTCGTCATCTCGTCCATGTTCCTGATCATTACCTATTTTTACACCGACATTTTCGGCATTAAACCCAAAGATATTGCCCTGCTCTTTCTGCTGGTGCGTTTCATCGACGCCATAACCGACCCGCTCATGGGGCTGATCACCGACAAGGTAAAAACCAAGTGGGGTCGCTACCGCCACTATTTCCTGTTTCTCTCGGTCCCGTTCGGCATCTCGGTCTTCCTAACCTTTACGACACCGGGCTTCGACTACACCGGAAAACTGATTTGGGCTTACGTCACCTACATCTTCGTCACCATCATGTTTACCTCGGTCACCATCCCCTACATTTCGCTGATTGGAGTATTGACCAGCGATCCGAAAGAACGTTTGTCGGCCAACGGCTACCGGCTTTTCTTCGCTAAAATTGCGGCCTTCATGGTTTCAATTGTGGTGCCGATTATGGCCGAAGCGTTGGGCAAAAACGATATGGGCCGCGGATACCAGCTGGCGATGGGCACCATGGCGCTTTTTGGCACGCTGCTTTTCCTGTTTTGTTTCTTTACAACCCGCGAACGAGTGGAACACGTCGTGGACAAAACACCCCTGTTTCGTCAGTTCAAAATCCTGATCAAAAACGGACAATGGACCCTACTGTTCGGCGTTTGCTTCTTCGGAACGGTGGGCTATGTGATCCGAAATTCTGTAGCAATCTACTACGCCAAATATTTCCTGGGAGGCGACGCCAGCGTGCAGTCTTCGTTTTTAGCAACCGGTGTTGTTGCTGCGATCCTGGCCATGCCGGTGTCGACCCTCATTACCAAGCGTTATTGCAAAGTGAAACTCTTTAAATGGACCCAAATCGCAGTGGGCGTCATCAGTTTAATCATGCTCTTGGTGGTTAAACAAGGCGACATGTTGCTGGCTTACCCCTTATACTTCATCCTGTCGTTTGTGGTCGATTTGCATGCACCGGTATTTTGGTCGGCCATTGCGGAAGCTGTGGATTATGGACAGGCTGAATCGGGACAACGCGTTTCGGGCCTTGCATTCGGAGGTATCTCCTTTGCCCAGAAAGCCGGGATGGGAATCGCCGGAGCTATGGTTGGTGTCCTGCTCGACTATTTTGGCTACATTCCGGATGGCGAACAAAGTCAATTTGCCCTGATGGGGCTTGCCCTGATGCTGACCGTGATCCCCGGCGTCTTCCACATGATTATGGGTGGAATGATGTTCCGCTACAAAATCACAGATGACTATTACGAAGTGATTAAAAAGAAAATCAATATCTAA
- a CDS encoding carbohydrate binding domain-containing protein, giving the protein MSKRLFLLWALAVCFFQQARSQEVDASISVFSKYNYYTTEDSATVVFDLPDLRSGGLHVRMSSGEQVFIEKQLIRNARARLKVPMSGFQLGESVLKVELTANGQPLQTDTVLITRLEPKANEVKIDRETGGLIADGLPFLPYGFYSGKVADLPEQEVVNGFNMIGPYQGNLPDTYAERKAYMDRCAQLGMKVQYGVNSLVGSGHNGSKGLDRTEDEKFELLKSEVLAFRDHPALLSWYINDEPDGQGRPSELMEKAYQFIRELDPYHPVSIVFMMPSKVGQFRHSMDIAMTDPYPVPRSVTGVSDYVDEIGRQFRFEKSLWLVPQAFGGSEMWPREPSAKELRVMTYLGLLHGARGIQYFMRTVEKTTPQSVSMWNVCRDMAVEVSEMTPFLLSDSIPVTVETNYPKVEAKCFSYKNEKLIVAVNHSNEPLQVNFKLNTTGYSKADLWFENRSVLVKGGVLTDFIDAMSTRVYRLDAEDKASEVKRAGNLIYNPGFEQAVAPGLATGQSLGESFYGKTDPAATVFVDARTQKEGLFSLRLITPQDSTGKMVRFLPIILQKGNTYQVSVWAKQKAGETATFRLSIPACKQEQSFELTREWAQYSFLFKSDTTSTNAILNLDLVSAGTAWFDEVNVSQEPGLSYAIQDDNSALVSIRTNIEETSLYYSFAGSKRENKYSAPFTVTKPTVVKALVKKNKETLAEGQIFVPINKALNKPVVGESQPHEQYAAQGLASLTDGKLGTTSFKNPNWMGYLDSMVTFVIDLNAVQKVSSVDLSCLSDANSGIFLPRGVKVFASEDGKSYRLLKDFRVKEISKRGEPYLYAVEIDGLGTSARYLKLEVETFGAIPEGYLFKGTNSWMFVDEVLVE; this is encoded by the coding sequence ATGAGCAAAAGACTATTCCTTTTGTGGGCTTTGGCTGTGTGCTTTTTTCAGCAGGCTCGAAGCCAGGAGGTTGATGCCTCCATTTCCGTTTTCAGCAAATACAATTATTACACCACCGAAGATTCGGCAACCGTTGTTTTCGATCTTCCCGATTTACGATCCGGCGGTTTGCATGTGCGCATGAGCTCCGGCGAGCAGGTTTTTATTGAAAAGCAGTTGATCCGAAATGCCCGCGCAAGGCTGAAAGTTCCGATGTCGGGATTCCAGTTGGGTGAAAGTGTTTTAAAAGTTGAATTGACAGCAAACGGACAACCGCTTCAAACGGATACGGTTTTGATTACCCGCCTGGAACCAAAGGCGAACGAGGTGAAGATTGACCGCGAAACAGGTGGATTGATTGCCGACGGACTTCCGTTTCTACCCTATGGTTTCTATTCGGGCAAGGTAGCCGATCTGCCCGAACAGGAAGTGGTGAATGGCTTCAATATGATTGGCCCGTACCAGGGAAACCTGCCCGATACCTATGCCGAGCGCAAAGCCTACATGGATCGGTGCGCGCAGTTGGGCATGAAGGTGCAGTACGGCGTGAACTCGCTAGTTGGCTCGGGGCACAACGGCTCGAAAGGCCTGGACAGAACGGAAGACGAGAAATTTGAACTATTGAAAAGCGAAGTGCTGGCCTTTCGCGATCACCCGGCATTGTTGTCGTGGTACATCAACGACGAGCCCGATGGGCAGGGGCGCCCTTCCGAACTGATGGAGAAAGCCTACCAGTTTATCCGCGAGCTGGATCCGTATCACCCGGTGTCGATTGTGTTTATGATGCCGTCGAAAGTGGGTCAGTTCCGCCATTCCATGGATATTGCCATGACCGATCCTTACCCGGTTCCGCGTTCGGTAACCGGTGTGTCGGACTATGTGGATGAAATCGGCCGCCAATTCCGCTTCGAAAAATCGCTTTGGCTGGTGCCGCAGGCTTTTGGCGGCTCCGAAATGTGGCCGCGCGAGCCCTCGGCCAAGGAGCTTCGGGTGATGACTTATCTGGGATTGCTGCACGGTGCACGCGGAATTCAATATTTCATGCGCACGGTGGAGAAAACAACACCACAGTCGGTGTCGATGTGGAACGTTTGCCGCGATATGGCAGTAGAGGTTTCGGAGATGACGCCGTTCCTGCTGTCGGATTCAATTCCGGTGACGGTGGAAACTAATTACCCCAAAGTTGAAGCGAAGTGTTTCAGCTACAAAAATGAAAAGCTGATAGTGGCGGTCAATCACTCGAACGAGCCTTTGCAGGTCAACTTCAAATTGAATACGACCGGTTATTCCAAAGCCGATTTATGGTTTGAGAATCGTTCGGTGCTAGTAAAAGGCGGTGTGCTGACTGACTTCATCGATGCCATGAGTACGCGTGTTTATCGCTTGGATGCTGAGGATAAAGCTTCAGAAGTGAAGCGTGCCGGTAACCTGATTTATAACCCGGGTTTTGAGCAGGCGGTTGCACCGGGCTTGGCAACAGGGCAAAGCCTTGGAGAGTCTTTCTACGGAAAAACTGATCCGGCAGCAACGGTCTTTGTTGATGCCCGCACGCAGAAAGAAGGGCTATTCAGCCTGCGGTTAATAACGCCGCAGGACAGCACCGGGAAAATGGTGCGCTTTCTGCCTATCATTTTACAAAAAGGAAACACTTACCAGGTTTCGGTGTGGGCCAAGCAGAAAGCAGGGGAGACAGCGACTTTCCGCTTGAGCATTCCGGCTTGCAAGCAGGAGCAAAGTTTCGAACTAACGCGGGAATGGGCGCAGTATTCCTTCCTGTTCAAATCGGATACCACCAGTACAAACGCGATTCTGAACCTTGATCTGGTAAGCGCAGGAACCGCCTGGTTCGACGAGGTAAATGTGAGCCAGGAACCTGGTTTGAGTTACGCTATTCAGGATGACAACAGCGCTTTGGTATCGATCCGGACTAACATCGAGGAAACGAGTTTGTACTACAGTTTCGCCGGCAGCAAGCGCGAAAATAAATACAGCGCGCCTTTTACCGTGACTAAGCCGACGGTGGTGAAAGCGCTGGTTAAGAAGAATAAAGAGACCTTGGCTGAAGGGCAGATTTTTGTACCGATCAACAAAGCCCTGAATAAACCGGTAGTGGGCGAAAGCCAACCGCACGAGCAGTATGCAGCCCAGGGCCTGGCATCGTTAACCGACGGAAAACTGGGAACCACCTCGTTTAAAAATCCGAACTGGATGGGCTACCTCGATTCGATGGTCACCTTTGTCATCGATTTAAATGCGGTGCAAAAAGTGAGCTCGGTTGATTTAAGTTGCTTGAGCGATGCCAACAGCGGAATCTTCCTGCCGCGCGGTGTCAAAGTTTTTGCTTCGGAAGACGGCAAAAGCTATCGTTTGCTCAAGGATTTCCGGGTGAAGGAAATCTCCAAGCGTGGCGAACCTTATTTGTACGCAGTTGAGATTGACGGGCTGGGCACATCAGCGCGCTATTTAAAACTGGAGGTCGAAACTTTCGGCGCAATCCCGGAAGGTTATCTGTTCAAAGGCACCAATTCGTGGATGTTTGTTGATGAAGTGCTGGTAGAATAG
- a CDS encoding TlpA family protein disulfide reductase: protein MKKTIMPLIILCFSLSTTLGQSIRLNLGDEFSYRHSTFSHKDNQNPADEEITQTESFDCQQVNFKVTEVLPHHYKLTAHCETVQHYDRSKNESNEQWKTGQNYDKPLKNQYTTFYSPDYDAEFILTDKGEIKETVILTQVSLDKDHKNNVPDSILVRLFEGAINGFFFNHSKKLKRGQTIIINEQECTVEEIVNNQLVLTSTSNGRQIQSQLKYDLNKGLLLERNSYEDSHGKNEKSVRYPAPGEREEITYKTDERRIVSTRLIVDNHKPFQCRFRSNDCEKDTVFTTTNVRIRGKIKNPRGNGDVAIHFNENAPSAYYRNMIISKVAEDNTFELRFHLDQPREVSFRQREVSSIYLAPGDDVYIEVDLDAFDETITATGIGSDKLNHCFQKFRFDEEEKSSIRRMQKDRERNCKELSPQEYKNYYLDLLEKRQAYLNSHCKWILPEQYLAEYWETQTTIVSILSSYPDNQKYYRKQAGKQPFEIDKNVFFDSAFYSLIHPDNDLIAFYDNYDHFIREYVFFFLDKKLDAITGKGAVITVNNFFDNLYYSNYGFSNSFFTGTTQHVLKYQTVCDALKQANWDCFVDLYKQFIAEYPDAPRTDLLTEAYHKAEKVAPGQFAYNFELSDFEGNKVKLSDFKGKVVYIDFWATSCGPCVGSIKKYGLEMQEAFKDTDVVLLYVALENDVERPKKLMSEQGIEGVHLIAKGKEESLIREKYFFNAIPRYYLIDKEGRIVEKDAPDPYQIVKDHSLLLSALEPQ, encoded by the coding sequence ATGAAAAAAACAATCATGCCTTTAATTATCCTTTGCTTTTCCCTATCGACAACTTTGGGGCAGTCGATTCGACTAAACCTCGGCGATGAGTTTAGCTATCGACACTCCACATTTTCCCATAAGGACAATCAAAATCCGGCTGATGAAGAAATCACCCAAACTGAATCGTTCGACTGCCAACAGGTCAATTTCAAGGTCACAGAAGTGTTACCTCATCATTATAAATTAACTGCTCATTGCGAAACAGTTCAGCATTATGACAGGAGTAAAAATGAAAGTAATGAACAGTGGAAAACAGGACAGAATTACGACAAACCATTGAAAAATCAATACACCACGTTTTATTCCCCTGATTATGACGCTGAATTTATACTCACTGACAAAGGTGAGATTAAAGAAACAGTTATCCTTACACAAGTGTCCCTTGATAAGGATCATAAAAATAATGTTCCGGATTCGATTTTAGTTCGTCTTTTTGAAGGGGCAATTAATGGTTTTTTCTTCAATCATTCCAAAAAACTAAAACGCGGGCAAACAATTATCATCAACGAGCAAGAATGTACGGTTGAAGAGATTGTGAATAATCAACTTGTCTTGACATCAACATCCAATGGCCGGCAAATACAAAGTCAGTTGAAATACGATTTAAATAAGGGACTCTTGCTGGAGCGGAACAGCTATGAAGATTCTCATGGAAAAAATGAAAAGTCAGTCCGCTATCCTGCTCCCGGGGAACGAGAAGAAATTACTTACAAGACCGACGAGCGAAGAATAGTCAGCACCAGGCTTATTGTTGATAACCACAAACCTTTTCAATGTCGATTTCGTTCGAACGATTGCGAGAAGGATACTGTTTTCACCACAACTAATGTCCGGATTCGGGGTAAAATTAAAAACCCGAGAGGCAATGGCGATGTGGCGATTCATTTTAATGAAAATGCCCCCAGTGCCTACTACCGAAATATGATTATATCGAAAGTTGCTGAGGACAATACCTTTGAACTCCGATTTCATCTGGATCAGCCTCGCGAAGTTTCGTTTCGACAGCGAGAAGTTTCCTCCATTTATTTAGCGCCTGGAGACGATGTTTACATTGAAGTAGATTTGGATGCTTTTGATGAAACAATTACCGCCACGGGCATTGGCAGCGATAAACTTAACCATTGTTTTCAAAAATTCCGTTTTGACGAAGAGGAAAAGTCAAGCATCCGACGAATGCAAAAGGATCGTGAACGAAATTGTAAGGAATTATCACCTCAGGAATACAAGAATTATTACCTGGATCTTCTTGAAAAACGACAGGCCTACTTAAACAGTCATTGTAAATGGATTCTCCCCGAACAATATTTGGCTGAATATTGGGAAACACAAACAACAATCGTTAGTATTTTATCCAGCTATCCCGATAACCAAAAATACTACCGCAAGCAAGCCGGAAAACAACCATTTGAAATTGATAAAAACGTATTCTTCGACTCCGCATTCTATTCGTTGATTCACCCTGATAATGATCTGATAGCTTTTTACGACAATTATGACCATTTTATCCGGGAATATGTTTTCTTCTTTCTGGATAAAAAACTAGATGCCATTACGGGTAAAGGAGCAGTTATAACAGTGAATAATTTCTTTGACAACTTATACTATTCGAATTATGGATTCAGCAATTCTTTTTTTACAGGCACAACACAACATGTGCTAAAATATCAAACGGTTTGTGATGCCCTGAAACAAGCGAACTGGGATTGTTTTGTCGATCTTTACAAGCAGTTTATAGCAGAATACCCTGATGCCCCCAGAACAGACCTGCTAACTGAGGCCTATCACAAAGCTGAAAAAGTTGCACCAGGTCAATTCGCTTATAATTTTGAATTGTCCGATTTCGAAGGAAATAAAGTCAAGCTCTCTGATTTTAAAGGCAAAGTGGTGTATATCGATTTTTGGGCGACCTCCTGCGGCCCCTGCGTAGGGAGCATAAAAAAGTATGGTCTGGAAATGCAAGAGGCTTTTAAAGACACGGATGTTGTATTGCTTTATGTGGCCCTGGAAAACGATGTTGAACGTCCGAAAAAGCTGATGTCGGAACAAGGCATTGAAGGAGTACATTTGATCGCGAAAGGCAAGGAAGAGTCACTTATTCGCGAGAAATATTTCTTCAATGCCATACCGCGTTATTACCTCATTGATAAAGAAGGTCGAATTGTAGAGAAAGACGCTCCGGATCCCTATCAAATTGTTAAAGATCATTCGCTTTTACTTTCGGCCTTGGAGCCGCAATGA
- a CDS encoding RNA polymerase sigma factor, which yields MQQTDQQIWESIRAGNVGALRTLHDRYFFALCHFADKSLHQLPVSEELVSNCFMRLWEQRKTIQIHQSVKAYLYFMVRNQVIDYVRANKNKLVAVDEKIPEIPTEEEIDRQEFYAILYRAIGKLPEQRRQILEMAALDSMTYREVAEKLSISVNTVKTQMGRAYQFLKEEIGDRRFTLFLSVYFKAE from the coding sequence ATGCAACAAACCGATCAGCAAATTTGGGAAAGCATCCGCGCCGGAAATGTCGGTGCTCTCCGAACTTTGCATGATCGGTATTTTTTTGCGCTTTGTCATTTTGCGGATAAATCACTGCACCAGTTGCCGGTTTCGGAAGAACTGGTTTCGAACTGTTTCATGCGACTGTGGGAGCAGCGCAAAACAATTCAGATTCACCAGTCAGTAAAGGCCTACCTGTACTTCATGGTTCGCAACCAGGTAATCGACTATGTGCGGGCAAATAAAAACAAGTTGGTGGCGGTCGACGAAAAGATTCCGGAGATCCCGACGGAAGAAGAAATTGACCGGCAAGAGTTTTACGCCATTTTGTACCGCGCCATTGGAAAGTTGCCCGAACAAAGGCGTCAGATTCTCGAAATGGCAGCTCTCGATTCGATGACTTACCGTGAAGTTGCGGAAAAATTAAGCATCTCAGTAAATACCGTTAAAACGCAAATGGGACGAGCTTATCAGTTTCTGAAAGAGGAGATTGGCGATCGCCGTTTCACCTTGTTTTTGTCGGTTTATTTCAAAGCCGAATAA